A window of the Roseburia sp. 831b genome harbors these coding sequences:
- a CDS encoding transposase: MARQQHSPEEKSKLVLEAIRGERTINEIAAENNIHPNMLSKWKREAETQLYTLFQDNSSKERKAQKARETEINDLYAQIG; encoded by the coding sequence ATGGCAAGACAACAACATTCACCAGAGGAGAAATCTAAACTTGTTCTCGAAGCAATTAGAGGCGAGCGTACCATCAATGAGATTGCTGCTGAGAACAATATTCATCCAAACATGCTTTCAAAGTGGAAGCGAGAAGCGGAAACTCAACTGTATACACTATTTCAGGACAACTCATCAAAAGAACGTAAGGCTCAAAAAGCACGTGAAACCGAGATCAACGATTTGTACGCTCAGATTGGCTAA
- a CDS encoding AAA family ATPase codes for MADKELNLWLERFSRDIGYKSSVIVYGNTADIMLNPKNSGKYESVINTIISYVRDKGYKQVIKWDRVDGIDYSVSDEITGVSPQDTQGTDTNDYDLGNYDLEDNNNQSGNCYKSPDEFFPYMLNVMKNSSNKTAFILDYSDYIFGNANSLSEKERDYLATLGKTLEAGQSYNMLDSSFADIGNIVVIVAHNNAMIPPAFYLNNSMVSSVSVPLPGHNEREHFIDTNRACFNITQDIISDKTAKDDLIDALDGFSLKDIAQMMKLSRQMSEKMSFEKLINLFKYGEKVSPWEELSKDKIERIEEELGKRVKGQDDAISKVKDVIIRAYTGFSGLQHSSKQKKPKGTLFFVGPTGVGKTELAKALASFVFGDEDACIRFDMSEYNHEHSDQRLVGAPPGYVGYEAGGQLTNAVKEKPFCVLLFDEIEKAHGRILDKFLQILEDGRLTDGKGETVYFSETIIIFTSNIGAAEISPDMDPKEVKRQFVEKVQKHFIEELGRPELLNRIGDNIVAFNFIDDPTVFTEIAKLKFKAIEDFVEERYGAKIAFENEDEIFASIGMKAGKQNGGRGLLNVMETVIINPLSEFIFERSDMLRNRQILIKPLFPDKPELCRFEFELK; via the coding sequence ATGGCAGATAAGGAATTGAACCTTTGGTTGGAGCGTTTCAGTAGGGATATTGGCTATAAGTCTTCGGTTATAGTTTATGGAAACACTGCTGATATAATGCTCAATCCTAAAAACTCAGGGAAATACGAATCAGTGATAAACACGATTATTTCTTATGTAAGAGATAAGGGATATAAGCAGGTGATTAAGTGGGACCGTGTAGATGGAATTGATTATAGTGTATCTGATGAGATTACAGGAGTATCTCCTCAAGACACTCAGGGAACAGATACTAATGATTATGACTTAGGTAATTATGATTTGGAAGATAATAATAATCAGAGTGGTAACTGTTATAAATCCCCAGATGAATTTTTCCCATATATGTTGAATGTAATGAAAAATAGTTCTAATAAGACGGCTTTTATTTTAGATTATTCAGATTACATATTTGGGAATGCTAATTCATTATCGGAAAAAGAAAGAGATTATTTGGCGACATTAGGTAAAACTTTAGAAGCAGGTCAGTCATACAATATGCTTGATAGTAGTTTTGCAGATATTGGAAACATTGTGGTTATTGTAGCTCATAATAACGCAATGATTCCGCCGGCATTTTATTTAAATAACTCTATGGTTAGTTCTGTGAGTGTACCTTTGCCAGGTCATAATGAAAGAGAACATTTCATTGATACAAATAGAGCATGCTTTAATATCACTCAGGATATTATTTCTGATAAAACAGCTAAGGATGATCTTATCGATGCACTAGATGGTTTTTCTCTTAAAGATATTGCTCAGATGATGAAGTTGTCGCGTCAGATGTCAGAAAAGATGTCATTTGAAAAACTTATTAATTTATTTAAGTATGGTGAGAAGGTGAGCCCTTGGGAGGAATTATCAAAGGATAAAATTGAGCGTATTGAGGAAGAACTTGGAAAGAGAGTAAAAGGCCAGGATGACGCAATTTCAAAGGTAAAGGATGTAATTATACGAGCATATACTGGATTTTCTGGTTTGCAGCATTCTTCAAAACAGAAAAAACCAAAGGGAACTTTGTTCTTCGTTGGACCTACAGGTGTAGGAAAGACTGAACTTGCAAAGGCATTAGCTAGTTTTGTATTTGGGGATGAGGATGCATGCATACGATTTGATATGTCCGAATATAATCATGAACATAGTGATCAAAGACTAGTAGGTGCACCTCCTGGATATGTAGGATATGAAGCTGGAGGGCAACTTACGAATGCTGTAAAAGAAAAACCGTTCTGCGTATTGTTATTTGATGAGATTGAGAAGGCTCATGGAAGAATTCTTGATAAGTTTCTTCAGATACTAGAAGATGGTCGTCTTACTGATGGTAAGGGTGAGACAGTATATTTCTCTGAAACAATAATTATTTTCACTTCTAATATAGGAGCTGCGGAAATTAGTCCTGATATGGATCCTAAGGAAGTGAAAAGACAGTTTGTTGAAAAGGTTCAGAAACACTTTATTGAAGAACTTGGAAGACCAGAGTTATTAAATCGTATTGGTGATAATATTGTTGCTTTTAATTTTATTGATGATCCGACTGTATTTACTGAAATTGCAAAACTTAAGTTTAAGGCAATAGAAGATTTCGTAGAAGAGAGATATGGTGCAAAAATCGCATTCGAAAATGAAGATGAGATTTTTGCGTCTATCGGAATGAAAGCGGGAAAACAGAATGGGGGTCGTGGCCTTCTGAATGTTATGGAAACTGTTATTATTAATCCTTTATCTGAGTTCATATTTGAACGCTCTGATATGTTAAGAAATCGACAGATTTTGATTAAACCATTGTTTCCGGATAAACCAGAATTGTGTAGATTTGAATTTGAATTAAAGTAG
- a CDS encoding radical SAM protein yields MPKTKKIMMRIFYFNITYGCNSNCVFCYSHNTMHNKKTCNEISSEAFFNYLDEYNLNSKDRVIINGGEPFLHSEIDDILKGLLSYECEVLIYTNGRLVKNFSFEYMTEKYRFVIPIHGYEEVHDKITGVPGSYAETIQSLEYLTEKSKCKVDVKIIINNYMINQDPSKSKFEASLANIHFNNAVHITKMADTIVSKRNGCSSVTNATAAEYTEWLFEYYKNKGVSIKLFDTCVKAINWENYGEPKPYGDEVTVYFKDKNQFREMVLRRKIPECMAECSCKLKCVSAVDEYKVIEYIDGKVIENLE; encoded by the coding sequence ATGCCCAAAACTAAAAAAATAATGATGCGAATATTTTATTTCAATATTACATATGGTTGTAATAGCAACTGCGTTTTTTGTTATTCTCATAATACAATGCATAATAAAAAGACTTGCAATGAAATATCTTCAGAAGCCTTCTTTAATTATCTTGATGAGTATAATCTGAATTCTAAAGATAGAGTTATTATAAATGGTGGAGAGCCATTTTTGCACTCGGAAATAGATGATATATTAAAAGGCTTACTGTCATACGAGTGTGAAGTATTGATATATACAAATGGCAGATTAGTAAAAAATTTTTCATTTGAATATATGACAGAGAAATATAGGTTTGTTATTCCTATACATGGATACGAAGAGGTTCATGACAAAATTACAGGCGTGCCGGGAAGTTATGCTGAGACGATTCAAAGTTTGGAATATCTGACAGAAAAATCAAAGTGTAAAGTTGACGTGAAAATAATTATAAATAATTATATGATAAATCAGGATCCATCCAAGTCAAAATTTGAGGCTTCATTAGCTAACATTCATTTTAATAATGCTGTACATATAACAAAGATGGCGGACACTATAGTATCAAAAAGGAACGGGTGCAGCAGTGTGACAAATGCTACTGCTGCAGAATATACAGAATGGTTGTTCGAGTATTACAAAAACAAGGGAGTAAGCATTAAACTGTTTGATACCTGTGTTAAAGCTATCAATTGGGAAAATTATGGTGAGCCTAAGCCGTATGGCGATGAAGTGACCGTCTATTTTAAGGACAAAAACCAATTCAGAGAAATGGTTTTGCGGAGAAAAATACCGGAATGCATGGCTGAATGTAGCTGCAAGTTGAAGTGTGTT
- a CDS encoding radical SAM/SPASM domain-containing protein: MQVYFLLTENCNLNCSMCIRGRQQGINMDIEQLKDILGKNDFFDHDVVITGGEPSIHSKYQDIVELMCSKAKTVTVTSNGTLDLHLDALVHHDNLYFQISLDGDKKEHNIIRGEGAFESTWRTLEKLDQLHMKYVVASVVSRKNKDEIFKLIPKLETLRYMRFWRISYEMPFGSAEGITDIMGADEWNDFVDRLLEVVKFRLKIQKIFPFDLYDKRKDELEKLAASRKRSLNCGSGSSKIYVYPDFNVYPCTCLTDFCVGNLAAKTLPEILEGAENRRFSEYVLKNESECQTCEYKTFCNGGCVGMSYHYFGELGMGDKRCPKLKK; this comes from the coding sequence TTGCAGGTATATTTTTTACTAACTGAAAATTGTAATTTGAATTGTTCTATGTGTATAAGAGGAAGACAACAAGGGATAAATATGGACATTGAACAATTAAAGGATATATTGGGAAAAAATGATTTTTTTGACCACGATGTTGTTATTACGGGGGGAGAACCATCCATACATTCAAAGTATCAGGATATTGTTGAATTAATGTGTTCGAAGGCAAAAACAGTAACGGTTACGAGTAATGGAACTCTTGATTTACACCTGGATGCTTTGGTTCACCATGACAACTTATATTTTCAGATATCGTTGGATGGTGATAAAAAGGAACATAATATCATACGTGGAGAGGGCGCTTTTGAGAGTACTTGGCGGACACTTGAAAAGCTGGATCAGCTTCATATGAAATATGTGGTTGCGTCTGTAGTTAGTCGAAAAAACAAAGATGAGATATTTAAATTGATTCCTAAATTGGAAACTTTGAGGTATATGCGGTTTTGGAGAATCTCATACGAGATGCCATTTGGAAGTGCAGAAGGAATTACTGATATTATGGGTGCGGATGAGTGGAATGATTTTGTAGACCGTTTGCTTGAGGTAGTGAAATTCAGGCTGAAGATACAGAAAATTTTCCCGTTTGACTTATACGATAAGAGGAAGGATGAACTTGAAAAATTAGCGGCATCTAGAAAGAGAAGTCTGAATTGCGGAAGTGGGTCAAGCAAAATATATGTATATCCAGATTTTAATGTATATCCTTGCACTTGCCTGACGGATTTTTGTGTAGGAAACCTTGCAGCGAAAACATTACCAGAAATACTGGAAGGTGCTGAAAACAGAAGATTTTCGGAATATGTACTTAAGAATGAATCAGAGTGCCAAACATGTGAATACAAAACATTTTGTAATGGAGGTTGTGTAGGAATGTCTTACCATTATTTTGGTGAGCTTGGAATGGGCGATAAGAGATGCCCAAAACTAAAAAAATAA
- a CDS encoding 4Fe-4S single cluster domain-containing protein, with product MSYLNLASIRLCTESEGPGKRLAIWVQGCERRCKGCCNPTMQEIRRNIVVETNDLVNIIRQSKERNDIEGLSFIGGEPFLQSQGLAEIAQWARTNGLGVLVFTGYLIEELKSMGNEDVDRLLQYTDLLVDGSFVEEEYDTERDWVGSKNQRVWYLSDFYDRGIEYEKSEHQMEVMISEEEILVNGWPFV from the coding sequence ATGTCATATTTGAATTTAGCATCTATCAGACTTTGTACAGAGTCTGAGGGACCAGGAAAAAGATTGGCAATATGGGTTCAAGGATGTGAAAGACGTTGTAAAGGATGTTGTAATCCTACAATGCAAGAAATAAGGAGAAATATTGTAGTTGAAACTAATGATTTGGTAAATATAATACGTCAAAGTAAAGAAAGAAATGATATTGAAGGACTCTCTTTTATTGGCGGGGAGCCGTTTCTTCAGTCACAAGGTTTGGCGGAAATAGCTCAATGGGCAAGAACAAATGGATTAGGTGTATTGGTCTTTACTGGATACCTTATAGAAGAATTAAAAAGTATGGGTAATGAGGATGTTGATAGGTTATTACAATATACCGATTTGTTGGTTGATGGGTCTTTTGTAGAAGAAGAATATGATACTGAAAGAGATTGGGTCGGATCTAAGAATCAAAGAGTTTGGTATTTGTCGGATTTTTATGATAGAGGAATTGAATATGAAAAATCTGAGCATCAGATGGAAGTAATGATTTCAGAGGAAGAGATTTTAGTAAATGGATGGCCATTTGTATAA
- a CDS encoding IS3 family transposase, translated as MSGSTLPVSVQASLLELNRSGLYYRPSPHSTEDLYIKQLIDKIYTRYPMYGYRRICWYLNEKEHYLINHKAVLRHMQEMGIQAIYPRQNTSKPESANKVYPYLLKGLKIDHPDHVWSIDITYIPVKTDWLYLVAIIDWYSRFVLHWQLSDTMEIGFVLDTSHKALKVSKPEIMNSDQGSHFTSPKFTQIFLDAGSKISMDHRGRAYDNIFVERLWRTVKYEDVYPNAYETPREARIGINNFMNFYNHERPHSRLKYRTPEEVYWDR; from the coding sequence ATGAGCGGATCAACGCTTCCGGTTTCTGTACAGGCAAGCCTTTTGGAACTTAATAGAAGTGGGCTCTATTATCGGCCGTCTCCACATTCCACAGAGGATCTGTACATAAAGCAACTGATTGACAAAATCTATACCCGATATCCAATGTATGGATATCGCCGCATTTGCTGGTATCTTAACGAAAAAGAGCATTATCTAATCAATCACAAAGCAGTCCTTCGGCATATGCAGGAAATGGGCATACAGGCTATATATCCACGGCAAAATACAAGCAAGCCGGAGTCTGCCAATAAAGTTTATCCTTACCTGCTGAAAGGGCTTAAAATCGACCATCCTGACCATGTTTGGTCCATTGACATTACCTATATACCAGTCAAAACCGATTGGCTTTATTTGGTGGCAATCATCGATTGGTATTCACGGTTTGTACTACATTGGCAGCTGAGTGACACCATGGAAATAGGATTTGTTCTGGATACCAGCCACAAAGCATTGAAAGTATCCAAACCTGAGATTATGAATTCTGATCAGGGAAGTCATTTTACGAGTCCAAAATTCACACAGATTTTTCTGGATGCTGGCTCAAAAATCAGTATGGATCACCGTGGTCGTGCCTACGATAATATCTTCGTAGAAAGGCTCTGGAGAACTGTAAAATATGAGGATGTGTATCCTAATGCATATGAGACACCTAGAGAAGCACGTATTGGTATTAATAATTTCATGAACTTTTATAATCATGAGCGTCCGCACTCACGACTGAAATACCGCACGCCTGAGGAAGTCTACTGGGACAGGTAA